One region of Thalassophryne amazonica chromosome 16, fThaAma1.1, whole genome shotgun sequence genomic DNA includes:
- the LOC117527788 gene encoding G-protein coupled receptor family C group 5 member C-like, with product MGSTSTPEGCSASISSIYYNLCDLTAVWGVTVMAIASAGVVTSFVLFIVLMSSIPLVTDKKRKGMVALQASVLVSALGLFGLTFAFIVGQYATTCAARRFLFGVLFSGCFACLMMHGLWLALLERQGQGLRSWMLCLGAGALWLVQVIINTEWLIVTVIRSPARGAADLDPSCSIENQDFVMALIYVMVLLLGVVLTAAPSPTYKHKQRRRDGTFILVTGLFTLAIWVVWTVMYIYGNQAVGKPTWDDPTLAIAVLSNAWVFLFFYTIPQLCFLTQEDLDQEQPPDGDHVYPARSLVFENIYNEPEPIQQNKNMENNTFSMDEPKPEAKTPASAHSGINEIRCVYQPTEIVLMTKGLAAVICTKT from the exons ATGGGCTCAACCAGCACTCCAGAAGGATGTAGTGCCTCCATCAGCTCCATATATTACAACTTGTGTGACCTGACTGCAGTGTGGGGGGTCACAGTGATGGCCATTGCTTCTGCTGGTGTGGTGACCTCCTTTGTCCTGTTCATTGTCCTCATGTCCAGCATACCCCTTGTGACGGACAAGAAGAGGAAAGGGATGGTGGCCCTGCAGGCCAGCGTTCTTGTATCTGCTCTTGGACTCTTTGGCCTCACTTTTGCCTTTATTGTGGGGCAGTATGCCACTACCTGTGCTGCTCGGAGGTTCCTCTTTGGAGTTCTGTTCTCGGGCTGCTTTGCCTGCCTGATGATGCATGGGCTGTGGCTCGCTCTATTGGAGCGTCAAGGCCAAGGGCTCAGGAGCTGGATGTTGTGCCTGGGAGCAGGAGCACTCTGGTTGGTGCAGGTGATCATCAACACAGAGTGGCTCATCGTCACTGTGATCAGGAGTCCCGCCAGAGGTGCTGCAGATCTGGACCCGTCCTGCAGCATTGAAAATCAGGACTTTGTGATGGCGCTGATCTACGTGATGGTTCTGCTACTTGGTGTGGTCCTGACAGCTGCACCCTCACCGACATACAAGCACAAGCAAAGGCGTCGAGATGGAACTTTCATCCTAGTCACAGGACTGTTCACTTTGGCTATCTGGGTAGTTTGGACTGTAATGTATATCTATGGGAACCAAGCAGTTGGGAAACCCACGTGGGATGATCCTACTCTAGCCATAGCTGTATTGTCCAATGCCTGGGTATTCCTTTTCTTCTACACCATCCCACAGCTTTGCTTTCTGACTCAGGAGGATCTAGACCAAGAGCAGCCACCTGATGGCGACCATGTCTATCCTGCTAGAAGCCtggtttttgaaaacatttataaTGAACCGGAACCAATTCAGCAGAACAAGAACATGGAAAATAACACCTTCTCTATGGATGAACCCAAACCAG AAGCCAAAACGCCAGCATCTGCACACAGTGGCATTAATGAGATACGATGTGTGTATCAGCCCACGGAAATCGTCCTTATGACCAAAGGACTGGCAGC AGTGATCTGCACCAAGACATAA